The genomic window CTGTCTCATAAGCGGGGAAATATTAGTCGATCGCTGCATGGGGTACAAGTTTAATATCCAATTACATTTGATGATCTAACAAAAGAATCGCATTCTCATAATATGCCATATCAACAAGTTGCATATGACGACACTGACTCATTAAACTGTAGGCTACTCTCACGTAAAACAACTCTCCCCTGTCATGTGTTGATCCTGTTCCGTTGATTTTTCTGGCCTCTCAGacctgtttaaccctcgtgctgccttcgggtcacatgacccaaaggttcataacgaaccatcgttgtgtttacccaattttacccaatacaaaaacaaatacaaataattttcttttaaccttcgcaatgtggggggtctgagacagcccaacggttaaaagaaaatgcttcactttgtttttgtatgcggtaaagttgtcgcaatacgacggtgggtcacaatgactgatgggtcagaacgacccgaagataacacaagggttaagcagctGAGCACAGCCAGGCACTGCCTGGTTAAGCCCCAGAGCTCAGACCTAACCCTGGTATTAGCAAGGAACTGTGCTGCATTGTTTGTCCTGTTTAGAGGTGGAGAGTCAGCCATACTCAGATTCCCTATGTAATCAGGTTACTGTGTTTCTATGCTGTTGCTCATGTGTGTTCACTGCACTAGCCTGTATCACCCAACGGAACCCAGCAGTAGCTTGACCTAAAGTGCTCAAGCTACTGTTTTTTCTACTGGTATTTTCTAAAACCATATTTCTAAATCATCTGTCCTTCTAAATCACCTATTGCCTTTACCTGATGATCTCCTATCTGTCTGTATCATCTCATGTCTACCTAAGTCATCTACTGTCTTCCTAAATCACCTCCTACATGTCTAATTCACTTCCTATCTTTCTAATTCACCTCACATGTCCAGCAGACAGTCACACACCCCATCAGGCCAGTAAGAATCACTCAAGATGGAGGATAGGACTCTGCTGCAGAACATGCGCCAAACTCCCACTCTCAGCACACCCGCACTTGGTTGGTAACATGTTTCAGACACATTGCTAACAGGACTTAAGTGAACTAAGTGAATTCATGTGAACATACATTGTAGGATTTCTTTCGTTTGTAATATGGGATGCATCTACTTTCATTTCGAGTTCTTAAATATATTCAGTATTGACCCACGAACCAGGAGCTTTGACCAGTGACACATTTGTAGTTGTATCTTCACACGAGCCAGATCTCTCAAAACAAACTTCTTCTGTGTTCTGACAGTTGTATCCAAACTCTTCATGACAATCATGCCAATCGCCCAGATTGCAATAGGTAGGTGTAATATTTTGGACAAACAGTAAACATGTATTCATAGAGGTTTCTTTTTTAATTCACCATAACCGTTAAACCCTGATTGTTTGTAtgcacattttttatttattgttcacAGGAATGTTAGCTCACATAGGATTAGGATTATGTATGTTGAAATAAAGACTTAGAACCATATGGTATTACGACAGGCCGCTAGGAAAGTCGCGAGGAGGAGGATCAAAAATGGGGTAGGTACAGCAGTACAGTAAGGGTACAGCCCTTAGCTGTACCTGCCCCATGAAGTGTTACTAACGGCAAATCAACTTTACACTTGTCCTCAGGTGGGATTTACCTGAACAACTGCCCCCAGGGGCCTTACATCCCCATCTACCTGCTGGTCTCAGGGGCCTTCGCGTCGGCCCTGGCTGTGCTGTCCTGTCTGCCCTGCACCAAGGAGCCTGAAGAGGGGAGCCAGAGCCCACTCAGCAGCTTCTGTGCTGCCTGGAactcccttgtctctctcttcctgttctgCTGGTTTATCGCAGGTGAAAAGGAGTGTGGACGGTTCGAGTGTGACGATGTAACATGGAGATATTTAACTCAGATTTGCCGCTGAACTTTCtagatgcactatttgtatttccctgttgataatagtgaaacatgaataaataaatagaaataTAACAGGTAAGAGGAAGGATATGGCTTGgatggtttgtgttttgttttctttgtgaCACTTTTTGGGTGAGGAGCATCTTTTAATGTGTTCCTTGCTTCTGTCCACCTCCTACAGGCAACGTGTGGATCTACTCCATCCACCCTGCCAACTATGACGCAACAAAGCCTCCTTACTGTGACAAGACGCTCTACATGTTTGCTTTCTGGACCACCACGCTGGTGTACATCTTTATGGGGGCGCTGTTCGTAGGGGGCTGTTGCGTGCTTGTCGTCATGTGTCTGTGCGGGAGGGCAGGACCCTCCACTGACGACGTCTGACCCTCTGCTCTGGCACGCGTGTTAAGAGTTCAGATGCCGCTCCAAATCCTAAAGTGACAGAGGACTGAGAGATGGAATCATTTTggaggaaaaaaataatatatatgttacTGCTGGATTATTATGTTCTGTATAACCAAAATATGAATCGTTTTTTTCATTCCTAATATGTGTTCCCTGACTGCTGTGTGTATAGAAACGCTGCCTAAATGCAGGATGTGGTGGGAGTATGTACTGATATGGAAGctgatatacagaacagtagtgTGCTTTAATCACTGTTAAACATCAATTTACTGTACATAACTTCAATCATGGAATGCCATTTTACAAATGTAACAGCTGTTTCAGAATAGCAAGTCTGTGTATTGCTTAATAGTATATAATTTGAGCTGATGTAAAACAAAATAACTAAGTAGATGACTTGCCTATCTGTCTGAGGATGTGCTGAGTGTTATCTTGCGGTGAAACAAGATTGTGAAAACAGCAGCCAAGTAAATTACACTGTGTGAGATcttgatgtgtttttttttctgtttagaAAAGCTAAAAATGGAGAAGCTGAATCTGATGTCAGCATGTGGTTttgaacactaacacacacacacacacaccatcacaagaCCTGCTTGGGAAATGTTTTATAACTGGGCCTGTATAAAACATTTCAAGGATGACTAAAACAAAGTTAGTTTTTACAGATATTGCATTCGATGGCAGTTGGATGAACATGAAGAAATGCTGTTTTCTGATCAGGGCTCCTGTTTATGGCTCCACGAGTGATTGTCATCTGGAGTAGTCCGTGTTGCCATCATAGAATCAATATGTGCCTGTGGGCAGCTGGTTACCACAGCATCAACAAATGGGCAGATAGTTACCGTAGCGTCCACCGATGGGCAGGTTGCTAAGCTTTGCAAAACCTGTGTTGAGTGTCAGACCGTAGTTGATGACTGTGAGTGATCAGCACGGCTGGTCTTTCTCCTCACTGCCCGAGAGATCATGTCCCTCTTCTTCCGGCGAcctgaaagaaagagacaatTTAACACTTGGAATCTCTTATTCAAAATGGGATGTAGTGAACTGCAGCCGTACCAGCCCTCCATTGAGGGTCCACACAGATTCACCTTTATTGAGGTCTGCTGCCGGCTTCGACGTGTTCAGCTGGAGATCCGGGACCACTGATAGGCCATTCTCTGATCCCACCCCCTGCGTGTGGTTGGCCTCCCTTGCTTGCCAGTCTTTCAGTGCTCTTTGGAAGGAGCGAGCCAGACAGGCAGTGATGTCCTTGGCTCTCTCAGACCTGCTGCACCAGAACACTCTACACTGCAGCTGCTGGGCTTGCTGCCTgcatatatacacaaacacgtTTGGACGCTCCTGGTCCGCAGCACAGTAAGCAATATCTCTGAGGTGGGTCTTGGCCAGCTGCCTGCCTGTGCTGATCTCTTTCACCTCCACATAGCGCTGGCGTACCACAAGAGCGTGGTCCTTGGTTAGTTTCTCTGGAGCCTGTAGGAGTAGCTGACTTAAAGCCCCTTGGGCCTGCTCCAAATCCAGGGAGTAGATTTTTGCTGTGCCCAAGTAGTGAACTTTAAACAGGGGATCACCCTGGGACAGGTCTTGGATGCGGCCCTTACGAAGCCTGCGCCGCAACACTGCAGGAGATTTCCTGAGGGTCTGTATGAGCCGGGAGGGAGGCCCCTGAGACATGGCTGGGGCCCAGGCTGGAACACCAGTATGCCTAGCAGACAGTCAGGAACACATGACAGTTGTAAAAATCTAAATGGTCTTCCAAGAATGAAGAGGTGGTTGTTATGAAAGCAATAACAAAAAGTGTAGCCTTCCATTTTGTGAACACCGTTTTAGATTTTATGTTAAGATCAGAAGCACATAAGGTGTTTCTGGGTGTTTGCATTTTTCATGATTTACTTTACGGTATTCTGTTGTTATATTATTAAAGTTAAGTTAATTAAAATTATTAGACAGAATTCAGGGCATCGTTTGCATgaactttgtttttttttatagttttttttaagttttgcatttcttttttgaaaggttgaaacaaTATCTTCGAAAAAAAGTACTTGAggactaaaaaaaaaaactcgcTCCACGAGATGGTGGTATTAGCCTAAAAGCTCCACAAAGTATTTGTCGCTTTCCTAAGTGCACGGTTCAAATTCGAAACAGGCCGTATCGTTCCAAATCTTAATGCTGATCCTGAAAGCcaaatgagtcacaaaacctttttttttacaagacaGATAATTATTTGAAGCCAACATTGTGTAAATTGACTTTTCTTTGTTGCAACAACATTAGGTATGGGAAAGCAATTTATCTTACGCCTACATGGAATCAAGTTTAGCCCAACATAATTCAGCACAAACAGTGAACAATTATTCAAACATGACATTGTAAGGCAGTCCAAACGTGGGTAAAGTAGTTCGCCACGCCTGGACTAACGATACTTACTTTAAAGACCGTACAATACccggttttcagtgctttagaaACAAATCAACAGCAAGGCCTACAGTCATGCAGCAGTCACCAATTACTTTCTGTGAGCTTAAAATTTCCATGCACATTGACCTGCTTCCAAGTCCACTCGTCTCACACAACAACGGATGATGTATTTGAAAGGGCCACTCCACTTCACCGGGAGAACAAAACGAGAGGGAGTGACTTTACAGACCGTTATGTCTGGCTACCTGATCCCTACGTGACTTTGACGGGAAGTGGCCTCATTTGCAATCATTAACAGAGTCCAACACATATTGCAGGTCTTTTCCTTGTATAATAAAAGTTTATAAGTAGGCAACTTGACGACGGTCTCAATGAAATGTATAATGCATAAACAGGCCTGTAGCCTAATCCTAAAGTATAGGTGTCCTGAGTTCCCGCACACAAATACCTGCACACTGATATGTAAAGAACATTTTAACAAGTATTTTAAACATATCTGTCTCATTAATTAAGGACCCATGGCGGAGGTGGGTTGAACAAGAGAACTAGGACTGGTTAatgattgtttgttttttgtcctCTATGGGGCACCGTACCCAGATTTACGAACACGTTTTTAATTTATCTTATATTTCAGCCTCGTTTGTGAACGCAAAGCTACGAAAAATGAACTTCACTATACGCGCTGCAAGAAAGGATGACTGTAAGGACATATCTAGGATGATAATGGTAAGTTGCATTTCCGACACCATCTTGCTCTGATAGCTTATGTCTCGCCTACTGCTGTTACGCTTACGCTTTTGCTGTACATAGGAATTGGCAATTTATGAAAAAATGCCGGATCAGGTGAAGATCTCCCATAAAGGTAATTTTTATTTTTGGCTAATTGGATATATCTATATAGGTCTACATGCGCTGCGTGTCCTCTCATGCCCCCTCAATTGCCCGTGTGTTTACTTTTTCTTTAGAGTTGGAGCGTGATGGCTTTTCTTCCAATTCGTTCTTCGAGTGCCTGGTTGCAGAAGTGCCTGAAGAGGATAAGACTAAAGACGGTTAAATCTATATTTAAATAATTCATTTTATTGATGCACATATGAGTTTATATTATTTTACAGGATACAGCAAACATAAATGAATGTTGCATTGTGTAGGCCTATACGACTAGTGCTGACATACAGTTCAGTGACAAGATTGAAGGTCAACTTCATCTGTATACTGAGGGGAAGTTATTGGCGGCCTATATAAGCCTATCCAATGAGTTGTCCTGCCGTTTTTAGTTGTTTTATGTTCTGTTCATTTGCGCATAGGGCACACCGTTGTTGGCTACGCCCTGTACTTTTACACATACAGCACGTGGAAAGGACGGTCGGTATTCATGGAAGACCTGTATGTGATGCCTGAGTTCCGAGGTAATTATTCCAGTGTCATGGTTTATGGTACTGTTACTGTTACTGTTCATAAAACACATAAAACTCATGTTCTGCTGTCCATATGCAGGAAAAGGCATTGGAAAGGGTTTGATGAGCAAAGTGGCTAAAGTAAGTTTATAGTCCAATGTGAGTCAATATCGCTGTATATCATCTATCTTCTATCTTCTTCTTTAGTGAAGATAATCATTCACCTGTCTGTTTGGAAATACTGCTTATGTTGTTACCGCATTTAACTGCTGGTGTGACGGTCACTTTACAAGCTTAGgttatttgtttttattcttAGTTCTTAGGTTACTCATTATTCAGTATATTTGATTTTATATTGTTGATAAGAATCACTCATTGGATTTAATAAAGCCTAAGTTTAGGCCGCTAGGAAACTATCAAGTGGATCCAAGAATTCCAATGTAGGCCTACCTCTTACatgttgggagtcaggtggctgggagtcaggtggctgagcggttagcgaatcgggctagtaatctgaaagttgccagttcgattcctggccgtgcaaaatgacgttgtgtccttgggaaaggcacttcaccctacttgcctcggggggaatgtccctgtacctactgtaagtcgctctggataagagcgtctgctaaatgactaaatgtaaatgttacaaaTAGCACAAACTTTAAACTTGTGAATCTACTTcccaggaggggaaggggaagcaGTGTGCCAGACTGCAGCTGACCGTCCTGGACTGGAACACTCCATCACTAGACTTCTATGTTGCCAAAGGAGCTCATGACCTGACCGCTAACGAAGGGTGGCATTTCCTGCGATTTGACGAGGAAGCTATGGCCAACTTGGCCAAAGACGCTCCATAAATGCGATACCTGCACTGGCTAAACTCCTTGTCGGACTTCATAACTAAGCTGGTAGTAGTGATCGacaataatattgtttttaacTGTTGAATACAAACTTTTAATTGTAGCGTTCTCTCCATGTCGACAAAatttaatgtgtttttttttaacagaatagttattttgtattgtattgtatatgtTGATGATTGTAAATTTCGGGGCAATTCTTACCAATAAATcattaactaactaactaagcTCAGTGTGTTTTTCACAGCCTCCCGTGACACTGTCTCTTGTTTTATAGGCTATGTAttcgtaaaaaataaaaataaaatatatatttggatACAAATAAATCGTAATCGTTTTATTATGATATTTATCCAGTTGTAGGTTTGTTTCAGTGGTTTTGTTTAGAGAGGTCTGTTAAGATGGACAACCTTAGAAAAAGCCGTATTCCAGAAGTGTGGTTGCTGTTGAGtccaggaggtggtggtggagcatCAATGACTACAACAGTCATGTTTATTTACCACTAGGTGCTGCTAAAGTGTTGGGAAAGTACTTATGAAGTGGGAAATATTTGGAATGTCATGTCTCACATTACACTCCTCCAAGGTCACAGACACGAGACAAGATCGGGTTGTCAAACAATATTTATTTGTCAATAGAAAAATACAGGAAACCATTTCAAATATAAAACCAGTTGATTAAATGTACAGCCCATCAACATTAAAGTAAAGACCAACACATACATGGAAATTCTGGGCTTGTCGGTCCTTATTAAAACTGCACTGTTATGGGTGTGCTGACCAATGAATCACACCTATGTGAGCTCGCCTACACTGACCATCCCCAGGAAAGAACACACTGTTTATAAAACATAAAATATGTACATTTTGGAAGGATAAACCGTCATGTGAACAACATCCCTCAGCGTAAACAGCAACATAACTAATCATGTTATGTTTATATCATAAATTTATTTATAATTCAAATACATTATCCAACCTCAATCAAGGGTGCAGTTCAAATACTCCCAGTTATGAAGAGTGAATGGTATAACACACCCTTTGCCTACAAATCTATAACAAACTACAATATATATCAGAGGCATCGGACATCACATGGGAGGACATTTGGCAGTTGTCAACTCATATTCTACATAGAAGGTGGGTCTTCATATGCAGGTAGTCCATTATCCACATAGCTGGAACTCCAGCTTTCTCATCGAATCCACCTGCAATGTTTTTCTTGGCAAATCTCAATCTATGGAAGGGATCTCCGCCCCATCCCTAATCCTTCACACGTATGCGTTCCTGCCATACTGGCTGGGCGTCTGGGAGACAGAGGTCCCTGGGAACACTGTTCCTctggtggggggctggggggccgagTGCCCTGAGAACACTGTTCCTCTGGTGGGGGGCTGGTATGTGTACCGCCTAGGAAACCAGGGGACATAGTAATCAGCGCTCATCATACTGTCATCATAGGTGGCATATTCATACTTTAGCTCCCGCagaaggggtcagatggctgagtggttagggagtcgggctattaatcagaaggttgttggttcgattctaggctgagaaaaatgacgttgtgtccttgggcaaggcacttcaccctacttgcctctgggagaatgtccctgtacttactgtaagtctatctggataagagcgttggctaaatgactaaatgtaaatgtagcacgACACGGATGTAGACGCGCGGCGGAAACACGTCTTAATACTGTTCATTTAGCAGCCGTTTTTATCCATAGCGACTCACagggaatttgaacctgcgacctgcAGTGAAAATTCTCTACCAGCTCAACCATCTGAACTAAACCCATCCATCCACATTGGGGTGCGGATACTCACAGTTTCTCCTCAGGTGTCCCCAGTTTACATGAACACAGCAGGCACGACCCTCCACAGATGGCAAGCGTGGCGGAGCACCAGCCGATGTAAAGGCCCTCTCCAATCTCAtacctgctcatcagaatcagaaagggttttaatcgccatgaaagtttgcacagacaaggaatttactttggcaggaaggtgcatacattcaacatatagggatCTTAAatcttaaatatgtggtctaactatactaaagtTAAAAAGCCTATCTAATACTAAGGGGCTAAGTATGTAAATTTTTTGAATAtcatttaaatataattttaaaaagccataatatacaatataaaaataaaaaaaatacaaacagtACAAAAAATACAAGTAGTGCAAAAACTACAAATAGTGTAACAAATAtggcaaggtgtcattgtgcatATAGTGATTAAAGTCTGTGTGAGCCCTTGGCTTTGTTAAAGAGGCCAGtagcggatgggaagaaactgtttttgtggtgtgtggtattggtcctgatggaccgcagccctctgccggaggggagtggctttAACTTTTATACCTAAATTGATGGCAACATTTAATTCACATTAAATTTCCCTTACAGTTTTTAATGTATTAAATGTACGCACTTTGTCCCTGGATAAAAGGGGTCAAAGAACTCCTGGGTAATATTGTAGGCATACCAGGAAACCGAGATCATGGTGCACAAGCCTGGAGGATGTAGAGAGCATAAGGGACATGACTGAGAACCACACTTGTTTTGTAAAGTCTGTAAGTTGAGCAATTGAGATATTATTATTGCACTGTAGTATCATTGT from Osmerus eperlanus chromosome 19, fOsmEpe2.1, whole genome shotgun sequence includes these protein-coding regions:
- the LOC134039381 gene encoding transmembrane protein 272-like isoform X2; its protein translation is MEDRTLLQNMRQTPTLSTPALGGIYLNNCPQGPYIPIYLLVSGAFASALAVLSCLPCTKEPEEGSQSPLSSFCAAWNSLVSLFLFCWFIAGNVWIYSIHPANYDATKPPYCDKTLYMFAFWTTTLVYIFMGALFVGGCCVLVVMCLCGRAGPSTDDV
- the LOC134039381 gene encoding transmembrane protein 272-like isoform X1, with the protein product MEDRTLLQNMRQTPTLSTPALVVSKLFMTIMPIAQIAIGGIYLNNCPQGPYIPIYLLVSGAFASALAVLSCLPCTKEPEEGSQSPLSSFCAAWNSLVSLFLFCWFIAGNVWIYSIHPANYDATKPPYCDKTLYMFAFWTTTLVYIFMGALFVGGCCVLVVMCLCGRAGPSTDDV
- the LOC134039379 gene encoding uncharacterized protein LOC134039379; this translates as MSQGPPSRLIQTLRKSPAVLRRRLRKGRIQDLSQGDPLFKVHYLGTAKIYSLDLEQAQGALSQLLLQAPEKLTKDHALVVRQRYVEVKEISTGRQLAKTHLRDIAYCAADQERPNVFVYICRQQAQQLQCRVFWCSRSERAKDITACLARSFQRALKDWQAREANHTQGVGSENGLSVVPDLQLNTSKPAADLNKGRRKKRDMISRAVRRKTSRADHSQSSTTV
- the sat2b gene encoding diamine acetyltransferase 2b; this encodes MNFTIRAARKDDCKDISRMIMELAIYEKMPDQVKISHKELERDGFSSNSFFECLVAEVPEEDKTKDGHTVVGYALYFYTYSTWKGRSVFMEDLYVMPEFRGKGIGKGLMSKVAKEGKGKQCARLQLTVLDWNTPSLDFYVAKGAHDLTANEGWHFLRFDEEAMANLAKDAP